A genomic region of Mycolicibacterium poriferae contains the following coding sequences:
- the cofC gene encoding 2-phospho-L-lactate guanylyltransferase gives MSGSDNTVADVGLVIAVKRLSAAKTRLAPVFSGPAREDVVLAMLVDTITAAAAVPAVANVIVVTPDHTAAEAARGLGGLVLADPTPDGHRDPLNNALRAADAHVRRDAANVVALQGDLPALRTTELAEAIAAARSHRRSFVADRHGTGTSALFSFGVALAPRFGTDSAQRHRDSGAVELIGAWPGLRHDIDTPEDLAQARRLGVGTATTRAIEHGASSAAHNDRSR, from the coding sequence GTGAGCGGCAGCGACAACACCGTGGCCGACGTCGGTCTGGTGATCGCCGTCAAACGGCTCAGCGCTGCCAAGACACGGCTGGCTCCGGTGTTTTCGGGACCCGCCCGCGAAGACGTCGTCTTGGCGATGCTCGTCGACACCATCACCGCAGCAGCCGCGGTACCGGCCGTGGCGAACGTCATCGTCGTCACCCCCGACCACACGGCCGCCGAGGCCGCTCGAGGGCTCGGCGGCCTTGTGCTCGCGGACCCGACCCCCGACGGTCACCGGGATCCGCTGAACAACGCGCTGCGGGCGGCGGACGCACACGTGCGCCGAGATGCCGCCAACGTCGTTGCGTTGCAAGGTGATCTGCCGGCGCTGCGCACGACGGAGCTTGCCGAGGCCATCGCCGCGGCGCGCAGCCACCGGCGCAGCTTCGTGGCCGACCGCCACGGAACGGGGACGTCAGCATTGTTCTCGTTCGGCGTCGCGCTGGCACCCCGGTTCGGGACCGATTCCGCGCAGCGTCATCGCGACTCGGGGGCGGTCGAGCTGATCGGCGCCTGGCCCGGCCTGCGGCACGACATCGACACCCCGGAAGACCTTGCCCAAGCCCGGCGACTCGGGGTGGGAACAGCGACCACTCGGGCAATCGAACACGGTGCCTCTTCGGCTGCACACAATGACCGATCTCGGTAG
- a CDS encoding NAD(P)H-dependent glycerol-3-phosphate dehydrogenase — MGAGAWGSALAKVLADAGNRVTLWARRPELADEINRTHHNPDYLDVALPSAIRATSDHTEALAGACTVLLAVPSQSLRANLTSWSDCIGPDATLVSLAKGIELDTLMRMSQVITQVTGADPARVAALTGPNLASEIAREQPAATVVACSDSGRAVAVQRALATGYFRPYTNSDVIGAEIGGACKNVIALACGMAAGSGLGENTAAAIITRGLAEIMRLGIALGAKPATLAGLAGIGDLVATCMSEHSRNRSFGERLGRGGTMQAAMAATGGHVAEGVTSCQSVLAVAASYDVEMPLTEAVHRVCHKGLSVDEAVALLLGRSTKAE; from the coding sequence ATGGGTGCGGGAGCGTGGGGATCAGCGCTGGCCAAAGTGCTGGCCGATGCAGGCAACCGCGTGACCCTGTGGGCCCGTCGCCCGGAACTGGCCGATGAGATCAACCGCACTCACCACAACCCCGACTACCTCGACGTGGCGTTGCCCTCCGCCATCCGCGCCACCAGCGATCACACCGAAGCGCTCGCCGGTGCCTGCACGGTGCTGCTCGCGGTTCCGTCGCAGTCGCTGCGGGCCAACCTGACGAGTTGGTCCGACTGCATCGGGCCCGACGCCACCCTGGTCAGCCTCGCCAAGGGCATCGAACTGGACACCCTGATGCGGATGAGCCAGGTCATCACCCAGGTGACCGGTGCCGATCCGGCCCGAGTCGCCGCGCTCACCGGTCCGAATCTGGCCAGCGAGATCGCGCGCGAGCAGCCGGCCGCCACCGTGGTGGCATGCAGTGACTCCGGCCGGGCAGTGGCCGTTCAGCGGGCACTGGCCACCGGATACTTCCGCCCCTACACCAATTCCGACGTCATCGGCGCGGAGATCGGGGGTGCCTGCAAGAACGTCATCGCGCTGGCCTGCGGCATGGCTGCCGGCTCTGGTCTGGGCGAGAACACCGCGGCGGCCATCATCACCCGCGGCCTTGCCGAGATCATGCGGCTGGGAATCGCCTTGGGTGCCAAGCCCGCCACGTTGGCCGGGCTCGCCGGTATCGGGGATCTCGTGGCGACCTGCATGTCGGAGCATTCGCGCAACAGATCGTTCGGTGAGCGGCTGGGCCGGGGCGGCACCATGCAGGCGGCGATGGCTGCCACCGGCGGCCATGTCGCCGAAGGCGTCACCTCCTGTCAGTCGGTGCTCGCCGTGGCCGCCAGCTACGACGTCGAGATGCCGCTGACCGAGGCCGTGCACCGGGTGTGCCACAAGGGACTGTCCGTCGACGAGGCGGTGGCGCTGCTCCTCGGCCGTTCCACCAAGGCGGAGTAG
- a CDS encoding cystathionine gamma-lyase, producing MARAHGDSTRSVKAVGTEPIPGSPIGPVPTSAAAYHLSRDEDAGVDTYGRASNPSWRHLESALAQLEGAAAAVTFGSGMAALSAVLRILAEPGRTVVVPADGYYQVRAYAEEFLAARGAKVVQASCAEMCDAAIGADVVLAETPSNPGLDVVDLHRLALTCRSQGTVLVVDNTTATPLGQQPLSLGADLVVGSATKALSGHHDVLAGYVAGSHPDLIERVLRERLLAGSILGAFEAWLVLRSLGSAGLRFERQCHNAAAVALMLSAHPAVRSVRYPGLPDDPSHPVAAAQMRRFGGLVSVELADAEAVHALVERSQLLVAATSFGGIHSSVDRRARWGDPVSAGFARISLGIEDTDDLLGDLDEALSAL from the coding sequence ATGGCCCGGGCACACGGAGATTCCACTCGTAGTGTGAAAGCCGTTGGCACCGAACCGATTCCGGGTTCGCCCATCGGCCCGGTGCCGACTTCGGCGGCGGCCTACCACCTGTCGCGCGACGAGGACGCGGGAGTGGACACCTACGGTCGGGCGTCCAATCCGTCGTGGCGGCACCTGGAGTCGGCACTGGCCCAACTCGAGGGCGCCGCCGCGGCGGTGACATTCGGTTCGGGCATGGCCGCCCTGTCGGCGGTGTTGCGGATCCTGGCCGAGCCGGGGCGCACCGTCGTCGTCCCCGCCGACGGGTACTACCAGGTGCGCGCGTACGCCGAGGAATTCCTGGCCGCTCGCGGAGCCAAGGTGGTCCAGGCGAGCTGCGCAGAGATGTGCGACGCGGCCATCGGCGCCGACGTGGTGCTCGCCGAGACGCCGTCGAATCCCGGTCTCGATGTCGTCGACCTGCATCGCCTCGCGCTGACCTGCCGATCGCAGGGCACAGTGCTCGTGGTCGACAACACCACCGCGACGCCACTGGGCCAGCAACCGTTGTCGCTGGGCGCCGACCTGGTGGTCGGCAGCGCCACCAAGGCGCTTTCCGGTCACCACGACGTCCTGGCCGGTTACGTCGCCGGCAGCCATCCCGATCTCATCGAGCGGGTGTTGCGTGAGCGTCTGCTGGCCGGGTCGATTCTCGGTGCCTTCGAAGCGTGGCTGGTGCTGCGCAGCCTGGGTTCGGCCGGTCTGAGGTTCGAGCGTCAATGCCACAACGCCGCTGCGGTGGCGCTGATGCTCAGTGCCCACCCCGCGGTCCGTTCCGTGCGCTATCCCGGCCTTCCCGACGATCCGTCGCATCCGGTGGCCGCAGCGCAGATGCGCCGCTTCGGAGGCCTGGTGTCGGTGGAACTGGCCGACGCCGAGGCGGTGCACGCGTTGGTCGAACGCAGTCAGCTGCTGGTCGCCGCGACGAGCTTCGGCGGTATCCACTCCTCGGTGGACCGCCGCGCCCGGTGGGGTGATCCGGTCAGCGCCGGTTTCGCCAGGATCTCGCTGGGAATCGAGGACACCGACGACCTGCTCGGTGACCTCGACGAGGCGCTCAGCGCCCTGTGA